The DNA region CGCAGTGTCAGGGACACAAAAAGGAAGAGTGGATCCAGAAGCGCGAACAGGATTTACTCCCGTGCAGTTATTACCATCTGGTTTTTACGCTTCCTGAAGAACTGAACGGTTTGGCCATTGCCAATCCCACACTCACTTACAAAACCCTGTTTGAAGCGGCGTGGGCGACTTTAAACCAGTTTGGCAAAACCGAAGGAATCCAACTGGGAATGATTGCCATTTTACACACCTGGGGGCAGAACCTGAGCCTGCATCCGCATCTGCACTGCATTGTTCCGGGCGGTGGAATCAATAAACAGGGAAAATGGAAAAAGAAAGTACGGACGGATAAATATCTCTTCTCCGTAAAAGCGATGAGCAAAGTGTTCCGGGCAAAGTTTGTGGCTTCATTAAGGGCTTGTGGAATTACCGACCGGGATTTAATAGACAAACTCTTCTCCAAAAACTGGGTCGTTTATGCAAAACGTCCTTTTGGCGGCCCCAAACAGGTGATCGAATACTTAGGCAGATACACCCACAAAGTCGCCATCAGTAATCACCGGATCAAGGAAGTTACGGATAAAGAAATCCGTTTTGGCTACAAAGATTACCGCAAAGGCGGGGAGAAAAAGGAAATGACTTTATCAAATGTGGAGTTTATCAGGCGCTTCAGTCTGCATATCCTGCCCAAAAGGTTTGTGCGGATCCGCCATTACGGAATCCTGAGCAGCAGCTGGAAGCGTGGGAAGCTGCAGAGTTTACAGTCAGATTTAAACATCCGGATTCCGGAAGCAAAACCCAAGACTTTGCTCAATAAATGCCGGTGCTGCAAGGAAGGAAATCTGGTGACCATCGCCATTTTCGGGCAACGTGGTCCGCCACAGGATTTTCTTTTCGTCACCCAAACTTTCTCTGCGAAATAAACTTTGTGGGTAAGGGAAATTATATGCTGAAACGAAAAATCACAGCATTTAAACCCTACAAAGTGCCACTTCTGCCCACAAAAAAAGCAGTACTTCTAAAAAAACTGCTTTGTACCTCTAAATTCTAAAAACGATAACTCCATAAGGTTACCAACTGCTGGCAAAAAGCTACCGGAGCTTCCGTTCAACGGGCTTTCATTTCTTGTCTTTCAGACAAAACGAAAGCTTAGTTATTGTACAACGTAGTTATGTTTTGGGTTTTAGTCCAGCTAAATATTTTCGTATGTCATTTTCTAATTTATCCGGGTATTTGTACTCTAATTTTTTTGACAATTCAGTTCCTATTTCTGAAACTAAATCAGTCATTGAAAATAGAGCAGTCCAATTTTCCTTTATATCGCTCCCTGAAAATGTTTGTTCTGTTTTAGCCCACATTTCCTGGTTAAGATACTTTTTGAAAAGCCGTCCATATTTATTGGTCGTTATGTTCCAATTGTGTTCACTTGCAATGTGCCATTCAATTAAAGGAATTAAATATTCTGTGCGAATAACGGTTTCCGACATAAATTTCGCATAGAATATTTCATCTCTCACAAGACACTTTGCCACGTAAGTTGTGTCCCACCAAAAATCGTTTATTAGATTTTGAAACTCTTTTTCAGACGGTTTTTTGATAATGGAAATTTGATAAGTTGGTTTCAGCATTTGCTTTGTAATACCATCTTTATCAATTAAAATTTTATAACCAATATCCCAATCTTCTGGTAATTCTTTCTCTTGCGTTTCCTTTATAAATTTTGATTTGCTGTAAAGTTTAAAATCTACTTTCACACCGTCTTCATAAAGTAGCATTTTCATTGCGTGTTTATGGTTAAAACAACTTTCGTCTTCTTCAATCATAGCAATTGGATTTCCGAATTTAAGCGTCCAGCTTTTGTCTGAAATGTAATTTGTATTATCCTCAAAAACAAATTCAATGTCTAAATCACTAAATTCGTCAACAAGTGCTAAAGGAT from Chryseobacterium suipulveris includes:
- a CDS encoding IS91 family transposase; amino-acid sequence: METRTKGGTVAEVLRKINLPAQNFTAHQEKTLRALSYCRTSALGGHIDACDGCGNLSISYNSCRNRHCPQCQGHKKEEWIQKREQDLLPCSYYHLVFTLPEELNGLAIANPTLTYKTLFEAAWATLNQFGKTEGIQLGMIAILHTWGQNLSLHPHLHCIVPGGGINKQGKWKKKVRTDKYLFSVKAMSKVFRAKFVASLRACGITDRDLIDKLFSKNWVVYAKRPFGGPKQVIEYLGRYTHKVAISNHRIKEVTDKEIRFGYKDYRKGGEKKEMTLSNVEFIRRFSLHILPKRFVRIRHYGILSSSWKRGKLQSLQSDLNIRIPEAKPKTLLNKCRCCKEGNLVTIAIFGQRGPPQDFLFVTQTFSAK
- a CDS encoding aminoglycoside 6-adenylyltransferase AadS: MKVREEKLRTIIEWSEKNEDVRVLLLTSSLVNPLALVDEFSDLDIEFVFEDNTNYISDKSWTLKFGNPIAMIEEDESCFNHKHAMKMLLYEDGVKVDFKLYSKSKFIKETQEKELPEDWDIGYKILIDKDGITKQMLKPTYQISIIKKPSEKEFQNLINDFWWDTTYVAKCLVRDEIFYAKFMSETVIRTEYLIPLIEWHIASEHNWNITTNKYGRLFKKYLNQEMWAKTEQTFSGSDIKENWTALFSMTDLVSEIGTELSKKLEYKYPDKLENDIRKYLAGLKPKT